From a region of the Pseudoxanthomonas sp. X-1 genome:
- the hemF gene encoding oxygen-dependent coproporphyrinogen oxidase: MPSIDIVRDYLAGLQDRICTAIEATDGQARFVEDRWTRQPAADAASQASGPSLGGGGRTRILRDGAVFEQAGIGFSDVSGSRLPPSASAARPELAGASWRAVGVSLVFHPRNPHLPTTHANVRHFRAERDGQTVAWWFGGGFDLTPFYPVDADVLHWHRTAHALCAPFGGQARYEAHKRWCDEYFFLKHRSETRGVGGLFFDDLQDDFEADFGYLRAVGDGFLDAYLPIVAARRDTPYGERERDFQLYRRGRYVEFNLVYDRGTLFGLQSGGRAESILMSLPPLVRWEYGFTPEAGSDEARLADYLRPRDWLTELAPP; this comes from the coding sequence ATCCCCAGCATCGACATCGTCCGCGACTACCTGGCCGGACTGCAGGACCGTATCTGCACCGCCATCGAGGCCACCGATGGCCAGGCCCGCTTCGTCGAGGACCGCTGGACGCGCCAGCCTGCGGCCGATGCCGCATCCCAGGCCTCTGGCCCCTCCCTGGGCGGCGGCGGGCGCACGCGGATCCTGCGCGACGGCGCCGTCTTCGAACAGGCCGGCATCGGCTTCTCCGACGTGTCCGGCAGCCGGCTGCCGCCCTCGGCCTCGGCGGCGCGGCCCGAGCTGGCCGGCGCCTCGTGGCGCGCGGTCGGCGTGTCGCTGGTGTTCCATCCGCGCAATCCGCATCTGCCGACCACGCATGCCAACGTGCGCCACTTCCGCGCCGAGCGCGACGGCCAGACGGTGGCATGGTGGTTCGGCGGCGGCTTCGACCTGACGCCGTTCTACCCGGTCGATGCCGACGTGCTGCACTGGCATCGCACCGCGCATGCGCTGTGCGCGCCCTTCGGCGGCCAGGCGCGCTACGAGGCGCACAAGCGCTGGTGCGACGAGTATTTCTTCCTCAAGCATCGCAGCGAGACGCGCGGCGTCGGCGGGCTGTTCTTCGACGATCTGCAGGACGACTTCGAAGCCGACTTCGGCTATTTGCGCGCGGTCGGCGACGGTTTCCTGGACGCCTATCTGCCGATCGTGGCCGCGCGCCGGGACACGCCCTATGGCGAGCGCGAGCGCGACTTCCAGCTCTACCGGCGCGGGCGCTATGTGGAGTTCAACCTGGTCTACGACCGCGGCACGCTGTTCGGCCTGCAGAGCGGCGGGCGCGCCGAATCGATCCTGATGAGCCTGCCGCCGCTGGTGCGCTGGGAATACGGCTTCACCCCCGAGGCCGGCAGCGACGAGGCGCGCCTGGCCGACTATCTGCGGCCGCGGGATTGGCTGACCGAGCTCGCCCCGCCTTAG
- a CDS encoding pteridine-dependent deoxygenase, whose protein sequence is MPLDASTLTVDYLHDTTPRPLLADDRVLAVFGFGPDAPDEDDPRYLRVPLAPHGAAPLEVWRSTRPVVRGREGAIAWASDGTLQFGAIQIDEVEGDIETAAAQAYAQLSGFVPGSATPHLLRVWNYLDDITEGEGDAERYRHFCVGRARGLGRFDTAQLPAATAIGRVDGRRTLQVYWLACRQPGTPVENPRQVSAYRYPRQYGPQPPSFARAMLPPPSVHAPLLLSGTASVVGHQSLHGDSTAAQLEETFANFDSLLASARRHRPTLPAQFDASTRLKVYVRDAAELPLAADLLAQRLPPSVPRLILHAAVCRRDLRIEIDGVHG, encoded by the coding sequence GTGCCCCTCGACGCGTCCACCCTGACGGTGGACTACCTCCACGACACCACGCCGCGCCCGCTGCTGGCCGATGACCGCGTGCTGGCGGTGTTCGGCTTCGGCCCCGACGCCCCGGACGAGGACGATCCGCGCTACCTGCGCGTGCCGCTGGCGCCGCACGGCGCCGCGCCGCTGGAAGTCTGGCGCAGCACCCGCCCGGTCGTGCGCGGGCGCGAGGGCGCGATCGCCTGGGCCAGCGACGGCACGCTGCAGTTCGGCGCGATCCAGATCGACGAGGTCGAAGGCGACATCGAGACCGCCGCCGCCCAGGCCTATGCGCAGCTGTCCGGCTTCGTGCCCGGCAGCGCCACCCCGCATCTGCTGCGCGTGTGGAACTACTTGGACGACATCACCGAAGGCGAAGGCGACGCCGAGCGCTACCGCCACTTCTGCGTGGGCCGCGCGCGCGGCCTGGGTCGCTTCGACACCGCGCAGCTGCCGGCCGCCACCGCGATCGGGCGCGTCGACGGCCGCCGCACCCTGCAGGTGTACTGGCTGGCCTGCCGCCAGCCGGGCACGCCGGTGGAGAACCCGCGCCAGGTCAGCGCCTACCGCTATCCGCGCCAGTACGGCCCGCAGCCGCCGAGCTTCGCCCGCGCGATGCTGCCGCCGCCGTCGGTGCACGCCCCGCTGCTGCTGTCCGGCACCGCCTCGGTGGTCGGCCACCAGAGCCTGCACGGCGACTCCACCGCCGCGCAGCTGGAGGAGACCTTCGCCAACTTCGACAGCCTGCTCGCCAGCGCGCGCCGGCACCGGCCGACGCTGCCGGCGCAGTTCGACGCCAGCACCCGGCTGAAGGTGTACGTGCGCGACGCCGCCGAGCTGCCCCTGGCCGCCGACCTGCTCGCCCAGCGCCTGCCGCCCTCGGTGCCGCGCCTGATCCTGCACGCGGCCGTGTGCCGCCGCGACCTGCGTATCGAGATCGACGGCGTCCACGGCTGA
- a CDS encoding lysophospholipid acyltransferase family protein: MQASRSPGQLAWGVWNMLQLVFTLLWTATLCSLVLLLHVLRVPVARLLRMAPQVWAPVLVAGAGARLVVEGGEDIDWSRPHLIVSNHQSVIDICALYMAVPVPLRFLLKDEMRKVPFVNWYARATGMLFLDRDSRRAGAIVRRQAAAVLAAGHSLCLFPEGTRSRTGELAPFKAGLLQAAIDAGVTVVPVALDGCGKVLPPQGLFRVRPGIIRVRIGAPIDPLRPGDTLDRQALTRRAHDAVRAMLEPRI; encoded by the coding sequence GTGCAGGCCTCGCGGTCCCCCGGGCAACTGGCCTGGGGGGTCTGGAACATGCTGCAGCTGGTCTTCACCCTGCTCTGGACGGCCACGCTGTGCAGCCTGGTGCTGCTGCTGCATGTCCTGCGCGTGCCGGTGGCGCGCCTGCTGCGCATGGCGCCGCAGGTCTGGGCGCCGGTGCTGGTGGCCGGCGCGGGCGCCCGGCTGGTGGTCGAAGGCGGCGAGGATATCGACTGGTCGCGCCCTCACCTGATCGTCTCCAACCACCAGTCGGTGATCGACATCTGCGCGCTGTACATGGCCGTGCCGGTGCCGCTGCGCTTCCTGCTCAAGGACGAGATGCGCAAGGTGCCGTTCGTGAACTGGTACGCGCGCGCCACCGGCATGCTGTTCCTGGATCGCGACAGCCGCCGCGCCGGGGCGATCGTGCGCCGCCAGGCCGCCGCCGTGCTGGCCGCCGGCCATAGCCTGTGCCTGTTCCCCGAGGGCACGCGCAGCCGCACCGGCGAACTGGCGCCGTTCAAGGCCGGCCTGCTGCAGGCGGCCATCGACGCCGGCGTGACGGTGGTGCCGGTGGCGCTGGATGGCTGCGGCAAGGTGCTGCCGCCGCAGGGGCTGTTCCGCGTGCGGCCGGGCATCATCCGCGTGCGCATCGGCGCGCCGATCGACCCGCTCCGGCCCGGCGACACGCTGGACCGCCAGGCGCTCACCCGGCGCGCCCACGACGCCGTGCGCGCGATGCTGGAACCGCGGATCTGA
- a CDS encoding NAD(P)/FAD-dependent oxidoreductase, with amino-acid sequence MLIVGGGPAGSTAAILLARAGWRVTLLEKDHHPRFHIGESLLPMTMPLLERLGVLEDMRAIGTLKLGADFPDEQGGYNTFKFARALDAKSPFALQVPRADFDRILFEQARRGGVDAHEGTAVTGVAFEGEQPVVRVRRHGAELTLRPQWLLDASGRDAFLGGRLKLKRKNPRHQSAAVFSHFRGVARRPGEDAGNISIYRHAHGWMWLIPLPDDVMSVGAVCFPDYLKTRSGDLEGFLRQTLALNDEVAQRMAGAQRVAPVHATGNYAYECTRMSGPRWLLLGDAYAFVDPMFSSGVFLAMHSAEQGAAMVDAALRAPRQATRLRRRLQRRLDAGLDEFKWFIYRFTSPTMRHLFANPRDVLEVESAVVAMLAGDVFDSPRVRRRLRVFRLIYAAHVAIMVPSALRAWRRRRRQLAEGFTGDTLQAD; translated from the coding sequence GTGCTGATCGTCGGCGGCGGCCCGGCCGGCAGCACCGCGGCGATCCTGCTGGCCCGCGCCGGCTGGCGCGTGACCCTGCTGGAGAAGGACCACCACCCGCGCTTCCACATCGGCGAATCGCTGCTGCCGATGACCATGCCGCTGCTGGAGCGGCTGGGCGTGCTGGAGGACATGCGCGCGATCGGCACGCTCAAGCTGGGCGCGGACTTCCCCGACGAGCAGGGCGGCTACAACACCTTCAAGTTCGCCCGCGCGCTGGACGCCAAGAGTCCGTTCGCCCTGCAGGTGCCGCGCGCGGACTTCGACCGGATCCTGTTCGAGCAGGCTCGCCGCGGGGGCGTGGACGCGCACGAGGGCACGGCGGTGACCGGCGTGGCCTTCGAAGGCGAGCAACCCGTGGTGCGGGTCCGCCGGCACGGCGCCGAGCTGACCCTGCGCCCGCAGTGGCTGCTGGACGCCAGCGGCCGCGACGCCTTCCTCGGCGGCCGGCTCAAGCTCAAGCGCAAGAATCCGCGCCACCAGTCGGCCGCGGTGTTCAGCCACTTCCGCGGCGTGGCCCGGCGTCCCGGCGAGGACGCGGGCAACATCAGCATCTACCGCCATGCGCATGGCTGGATGTGGCTGATCCCGCTGCCGGACGATGTGATGAGCGTGGGCGCGGTGTGCTTCCCCGACTACCTCAAGACCCGCAGCGGCGACCTGGAAGGCTTCCTGCGCCAGACCCTGGCGCTGAACGACGAGGTCGCCCAGCGCATGGCCGGCGCCCAGCGCGTGGCCCCGGTCCACGCCACCGGCAACTACGCCTACGAATGCACGCGCATGAGCGGCCCGCGCTGGCTGCTGCTGGGCGACGCCTATGCCTTCGTCGACCCGATGTTCTCCTCCGGCGTGTTCCTGGCCATGCACAGCGCCGAACAGGGCGCGGCGATGGTCGATGCCGCGCTGCGCGCGCCGCGGCAGGCCACGCGCCTGCGCCGCCGGCTGCAGCGGCGGCTGGACGCCGGCCTGGACGAGTTCAAGTGGTTCATCTACCGCTTCACCTCGCCGACCATGCGCCACCTGTTCGCCAACCCGCGCGATGTGCTGGAGGTCGAATCGGCGGTGGTGGCGATGCTGGCCGGCGACGTGTTCGACAGCCCGCGCGTGCGGCGCCGGCTGCGCGTGTTCCGGCTGATCTATGCCGCGCACGTGGCGATCATGGTGCCGTCCGCCCTGCGCGCCTGGCGCCGCCGGCGGCGCCAGCTGGCCGAGGGCTTTACCGGCGACACACTCCAGGCCGATTAA
- a CDS encoding AMP-binding protein, producing MSAVIETLPRPARRCALGAGAPQRVIARADGRDITLGTFHAQVRALAARLPAGTHAVNLCEDRYRFMVALCAVALRGQVTLLPPSRAPAVVDEVMARQPATYALGDQALAAAPPHYWRLPEVLDEADGPVPEVDEDAVFAVAFTSGSTGAPKAFPKTLAQFRASTAQLVAALADLWDGARPGIVATVPAQHMFGLEQSVMVPLLTEAVLHGARPFFPQDVARALAEVPAPRMLITTPVHLRTLVESGVSLPAIAGCVSATAPLEQALARQAEARFGGQVREIFGSTETCIFARRRPALERAWTPLPGVSVQPQPDGTLIAAPHLRQPVALADLTEVLGDGRFLVHGRRADLLEIAGKRASLADLTRRLRAVPGVRDGVMVQLDGPGKVRRTAALVVAQDLSEGELLAALRAAMDPVFLPRRIRFVAALPRTETGKLPRADVLRLLGASA from the coding sequence ATGTCGGCCGTCATCGAAACCCTTCCCCGCCCGGCGCGACGCTGCGCGCTGGGGGCCGGAGCGCCGCAGCGGGTGATCGCCCGCGCCGACGGCCGCGACATCACCCTCGGCACCTTCCACGCCCAGGTGCGCGCGCTGGCCGCGCGGCTGCCGGCCGGGACCCACGCGGTCAACCTGTGCGAGGACCGCTACCGCTTCATGGTCGCCCTGTGCGCGGTGGCGCTGCGCGGGCAGGTCACGCTGCTGCCGCCCTCGCGCGCGCCGGCGGTGGTCGACGAGGTGATGGCGCGCCAGCCGGCGACCTACGCCCTCGGTGACCAGGCGCTGGCCGCCGCGCCGCCGCACTACTGGCGCCTGCCCGAGGTGCTGGACGAAGCCGACGGCCCCGTGCCCGAGGTGGATGAGGACGCGGTGTTCGCCGTGGCCTTCACCTCCGGCAGCACCGGCGCGCCGAAGGCCTTTCCCAAGACGCTGGCGCAGTTCCGCGCCAGCACCGCGCAGCTGGTCGCGGCCCTGGCCGACCTGTGGGACGGCGCGCGGCCGGGCATCGTCGCCACCGTGCCGGCGCAGCACATGTTCGGCCTGGAGCAGTCGGTGATGGTGCCGCTGCTGACCGAGGCGGTGCTGCACGGCGCGCGCCCGTTCTTCCCGCAGGACGTGGCGCGGGCGCTGGCCGAGGTGCCGGCCCCGCGCATGCTGATCACCACACCGGTCCACCTGCGCACACTGGTCGAATCCGGCGTGTCGCTGCCGGCCATCGCCGGCTGCGTCTCGGCGACCGCGCCGCTGGAGCAGGCGCTGGCGCGGCAGGCCGAGGCGCGCTTCGGCGGCCAGGTGCGCGAGATCTTCGGCTCGACCGAGACCTGCATCTTCGCCAGACGCCGCCCCGCCCTCGAGCGCGCCTGGACCCCGCTGCCCGGGGTGAGCGTGCAGCCGCAGCCGGACGGCACGCTGATCGCCGCCCCGCACCTGCGCCAGCCGGTGGCGCTGGCCGACCTGACCGAGGTGCTCGGCGACGGGCGCTTCCTGGTGCACGGGCGCCGGGCCGACCTGCTGGAGATCGCCGGCAAGCGCGCTTCGCTGGCCGACCTCACCCGCCGCCTGCGCGCCGTGCCCGGCGTGCGCGATGGGGTGATGGTCCAGCTCGACGGCCCGGGCAAGGTGCGTCGCACCGCTGCGCTGGTGGTGGCGCAAGACCTGTCCGAGGGCGAACTGCTGGCCGCCCTGCGCGCGGCGATGGACCCGGTGTTCCTGCCGCGGCGCATCCGTTTCGTCGCCGCGCTGCCGCGCACCGAGACCGGCAAGCTGCCGCGCGCCGACGTGCTGCGCCTGCTCGGAGCGTCGGCATGA
- a CDS encoding S9 family peptidase: protein MPVVVLSCLLLSPAALAQSSTPLTIEQVMADLDWIGPPVEAPRWTWDSRAVEYELKRNGSPIRDTFRQELGASAATRVADDARDTLGAPEAVYDARRQRQAFIRNGDVFVRNLRSGTLTQLTRTLENESQPQFASDGALVWRVGNQWFRWNGSAVAQAAQAKAEDDPDKAPEADLLREQQLRTLSTLARDREQREALRRQDNAWRKADPSRAPAPVYLGKDVQISQTALSPDGRWLLVVTQKKGADAGDAGQVPHYVTESGYAEQQEARTLVGRNSPIPQALWLADMASGTVKPLSLDALPGVASDPLAELRKAAGKEPLKGNRAVRVESDGDASGAAIHWSGDSRNVALLLRATDNKDRWIASVDLDNARLQVRDRLTDPAWINWSFNEFGWLPDNQTLWLLSEASGHSQLYTQRGSEKTRALTSGAWEVSAPQVAADGEGFFFLCNRAAPGRYEVCRAELKTGKVAEVTALEGGVEAFSQSPDGRSLLVQYSASYLPSQLAVVPAGGGQAKVLTDTRMPAFKAVDWIQPQLVQVPSRHGAGVIWGKFYAPARLVPGKRYPVVMFVHGAGYLQNAIAGYPPYPREQMFHNLLVQRGYLVLDLDYRGSAGYGRDWRTAIYRNMGHPELDDYLDGLEWLVREHQGDRDRAGIYGGSYGGFLTYMALFRAPGTFKAGAALRPVADWTQYNHEYTSNILNTPDIDPQAYRVSSPIEYAAGLQDRLLIAHGMIDDNVFFKDSVDMTQKLIELHKDNWSIAPYPLERHGFTRADAWLDEYKRVLNLFDDTLKPTP, encoded by the coding sequence CTGCCCGTCGTCGTCCTGTCCTGCCTGCTGCTGTCGCCCGCCGCGCTGGCGCAATCGTCCACGCCGCTGACCATCGAACAGGTCATGGCCGACCTGGACTGGATCGGTCCGCCGGTGGAAGCGCCGCGCTGGACCTGGGACAGCCGCGCGGTGGAGTACGAACTCAAGCGCAACGGCTCGCCGATCCGCGACACCTTCCGCCAGGAGCTCGGCGCCAGCGCCGCGACGCGGGTGGCCGACGATGCGCGCGACACGCTGGGCGCGCCGGAGGCCGTCTACGACGCCAGGCGCCAGCGCCAGGCCTTCATCCGCAATGGCGACGTGTTCGTGCGCAACCTGCGCAGCGGGACGCTGACCCAGCTCACGCGCACGCTGGAGAACGAAAGCCAGCCGCAGTTCGCCAGCGATGGCGCGCTGGTGTGGCGGGTGGGCAACCAGTGGTTCCGCTGGAACGGCAGCGCCGTGGCCCAGGCCGCCCAGGCCAAGGCCGAGGACGACCCGGACAAGGCGCCCGAGGCCGACCTGCTGCGCGAACAGCAGCTGCGCACCCTGTCCACCCTGGCGCGCGACCGCGAGCAGCGCGAAGCCCTGCGCCGCCAGGACAATGCCTGGCGCAAGGCCGATCCCAGCCGCGCGCCGGCACCGGTCTACCTGGGCAAGGACGTGCAGATCAGCCAGACCGCGCTGTCCCCGGACGGGCGCTGGCTGCTGGTGGTCACGCAGAAGAAGGGCGCCGACGCGGGCGACGCCGGCCAGGTCCCGCATTACGTCACCGAGTCCGGCTACGCCGAGCAGCAGGAGGCGCGCACGCTGGTCGGGCGCAATTCGCCGATCCCGCAGGCGCTGTGGCTGGCCGACATGGCCAGCGGCACGGTCAAACCGCTGAGCCTGGACGCCCTGCCCGGCGTCGCCAGCGATCCGCTGGCCGAGCTGCGCAAGGCCGCCGGCAAGGAGCCGCTGAAGGGCAACCGCGCCGTGCGGGTGGAGAGCGACGGCGATGCCAGCGGCGCGGCGATCCACTGGAGCGGCGACTCGCGCAACGTCGCCCTGCTGCTGCGCGCCACCGACAACAAGGACCGCTGGATCGCCAGCGTGGACCTGGACAACGCACGCCTGCAGGTGCGCGACCGCCTCACCGACCCGGCCTGGATCAACTGGAGCTTCAACGAGTTCGGCTGGCTGCCGGACAACCAGACCCTGTGGCTGTTGTCCGAGGCCAGCGGCCATTCCCAGCTCTACACCCAGCGCGGCAGCGAGAAGACCCGGGCGCTGACCAGTGGCGCGTGGGAGGTGTCCGCGCCGCAGGTGGCCGCCGATGGCGAGGGCTTCTTCTTCCTGTGCAACCGCGCCGCGCCCGGCCGCTACGAGGTCTGCCGCGCCGAACTGAAGACCGGCAAGGTCGCCGAGGTCACCGCGCTGGAGGGCGGCGTGGAGGCCTTCAGCCAGTCCCCGGACGGACGCTCGCTGCTGGTGCAGTACTCGGCCAGCTACCTGCCCAGCCAGCTGGCGGTGGTCCCCGCCGGCGGCGGCCAGGCCAAGGTGCTGACCGACACGCGGATGCCGGCGTTCAAGGCGGTGGACTGGATCCAGCCGCAGCTGGTGCAGGTGCCCTCGCGCCACGGCGCCGGCGTGATCTGGGGCAAGTTCTACGCGCCCGCGCGGCTGGTGCCGGGGAAGCGCTATCCGGTGGTGATGTTCGTCCACGGCGCCGGCTACCTGCAGAACGCCATCGCCGGCTATCCGCCCTACCCGCGCGAACAGATGTTCCACAACCTGCTGGTGCAGCGCGGCTACCTGGTGCTGGACCTGGACTACCGCGGCAGCGCCGGCTACGGCCGCGACTGGCGCACGGCCATCTACCGCAACATGGGCCACCCGGAGCTGGACGATTATCTGGACGGCCTGGAATGGCTGGTGCGCGAACACCAGGGCGACCGCGACCGCGCCGGGATCTACGGCGGCAGCTACGGCGGGTTCCTGACCTACATGGCGCTGTTCCGCGCGCCGGGCACGTTCAAGGCCGGCGCCGCGCTGCGCCCGGTGGCCGACTGGACGCAGTACAACCACGAGTACACGTCCAACATCCTCAACACGCCGGACATCGATCCGCAGGCCTACCGCGTGTCCTCGCCGATCGAATACGCCGCCGGGCTGCAGGACCGCCTGCTGATCGCGCATGGCATGATCGACGACAACGTGTTCTTCAAGGACTCCGTCGACATGACCCAGAAGCTGATCGAACTGCACAAGGACAACTGGTCGATCGCGCCCTATCCGCTGGAGCGCCACGGCTTCACCCGCGCCGACGCGTGGCTGGACGAGTACAAGCGCGTGCTCAACCTGTTCGACGACACGCTCAAGCCCACGCCGTGA
- a CDS encoding ketosynthase, translating to MRAPEPGAPADAAPWAVGAALLLAIVYSPLAHWANASGRSDLAVLAGAALVLMLLIEPIARRRWWAWALCAALLAALVPLWRSPHALLLLTAPPVVFTGWVAWFFGRSLRAGRVPLIGRIVEGLYAQAGQPLSDEQRRYTRRLTQAWTALLAAMTVANLVLALCAVPGGVLAQLGRLSPWPIPDAHASLFANLLGYGVIGGFFLGEYLLRGRWFPVRPYRNFVDFVRQLARLGPAFWRDVLR from the coding sequence ATGCGCGCGCCTGAGCCGGGCGCGCCGGCCGACGCCGCGCCCTGGGCGGTCGGCGCGGCGCTGCTGCTGGCCATCGTCTATTCGCCGCTGGCGCACTGGGCCAACGCCTCCGGCCGCAGCGACCTGGCCGTGCTGGCCGGCGCGGCGCTGGTGCTGATGCTGCTGATCGAACCGATCGCCCGCCGGCGCTGGTGGGCGTGGGCGCTGTGCGCGGCGCTGCTGGCCGCCCTGGTGCCGCTGTGGCGCTCGCCGCATGCGCTGCTGCTGCTGACCGCCCCGCCGGTGGTGTTCACCGGCTGGGTGGCGTGGTTCTTCGGCCGCAGCCTGCGCGCCGGGCGCGTGCCGCTGATCGGGCGCATCGTCGAAGGCCTGTACGCCCAGGCCGGGCAGCCGCTGAGCGACGAGCAGCGCCGCTACACCCGGCGCCTGACCCAGGCCTGGACCGCGCTGCTGGCCGCCATGACCGTCGCCAACCTGGTGCTGGCGCTGTGCGCGGTGCCCGGCGGCGTGCTGGCGCAGCTGGGCCGGCTCTCGCCCTGGCCGATCCCCGACGCCCATGCCTCGCTGTTCGCCAACCTGCTCGGCTATGGGGTGATCGGCGGATTCTTCCTGGGCGAGTACCTGCTGCGCGGGCGCTGGTTCCCGGTGCGGCCGTACCGCAACTTCGTCGACTTCGTGCGCCAGCTGGCGCGGCTGGGGCCGGCGTTCTGGCGCGACGTGCTGCGTTAA
- a CDS encoding phosphopantetheine-binding protein yields the protein MSAQTPEEHELAQLLVESLNLEDVDAGAIDPEAPLFNTGLGLDSIDALELALAIGKKYGFQLRSDNEDNQRIFASLRALSAHVQANKTT from the coding sequence ATGTCCGCGCAAACGCCCGAAGAACACGAACTGGCCCAGCTGCTGGTCGAGAGTCTGAACCTGGAGGACGTGGACGCCGGCGCGATCGATCCGGAGGCGCCGCTGTTCAACACCGGCCTGGGCCTGGACTCGATCGACGCGCTGGAGCTGGCGCTGGCGATCGGCAAGAAATACGGCTTCCAGCTGCGCTCGGACAACGAGGACAACCAGCGCATCTTCGCCTCGCTGCGCGCGCTGTCGGCCCATGTCCAGGCCAACAAGACCACCTGA
- a CDS encoding AMP-binding protein, with translation MSAVVESAPQRARPCPLGIGAPTRIIARSGGQAIDLATFHGHVRALAAQLPAGRHAVNLCEDRYRFLVAFCAVALRGQVTLLPSSRAPAVVADVMDRHADTYALGDLDLEPAPAAYWRLPDTLANLDGPLPEVPEDAVVCIGFTSGSTGTPKPFPKTLAAFRTSNAQNLSAVADLWGQATPSLVATVPPQHMYGMEMSVVMPLMSDACVHGGKPFFPQDVASALAQMPAPRVLVTTPVHLRALVESGVSLPPIAGYVSATAPLEQALAQAAEARFGGELRETFGSTETCIFAKRRTALDTAWTPLPGVWVQPQPDGTLVHARHLPQPVPLADLMEVEPDGRFHLRGRQADLLEIAGKRASLGDLTRRLQAVPGVRDGAVLQLAPDEMGVARIAALVVAPGMTEAALLAQLRMAMDPVFLPRRIRFVAALPRGETGKLPRDAALRLLEG, from the coding sequence ATGTCAGCCGTCGTCGAATCCGCGCCGCAGCGGGCCCGGCCGTGCCCGCTGGGCATCGGCGCGCCCACGCGGATCATCGCCCGCAGCGGCGGCCAGGCCATCGACCTGGCCACCTTCCATGGCCACGTGCGCGCGCTGGCCGCGCAGCTGCCGGCCGGGCGCCACGCGGTCAACCTGTGCGAGGACCGCTACCGCTTCCTGGTGGCGTTCTGCGCGGTGGCGCTGCGCGGGCAGGTGACGCTGCTGCCGTCCTCGCGCGCGCCGGCGGTGGTGGCCGACGTGATGGACCGCCATGCCGATACCTACGCGCTGGGCGATCTGGACCTGGAGCCGGCACCGGCCGCCTATTGGCGCCTGCCGGACACGCTGGCCAACCTGGACGGCCCGCTGCCGGAAGTGCCCGAGGATGCGGTGGTCTGCATCGGCTTCACCTCCGGCAGCACCGGCACGCCCAAGCCCTTCCCCAAGACGCTGGCGGCCTTCCGCACCAGCAATGCGCAGAACCTCAGCGCCGTGGCCGACCTGTGGGGCCAGGCCACGCCCAGCCTGGTGGCCACCGTGCCGCCGCAGCACATGTACGGCATGGAGATGTCGGTGGTGATGCCGCTGATGAGCGATGCCTGCGTGCACGGCGGCAAGCCGTTCTTCCCGCAGGACGTGGCCAGCGCGCTGGCGCAGATGCCGGCCCCGCGCGTGCTGGTGACCACGCCCGTGCACCTGCGCGCGCTGGTCGAGTCCGGCGTGTCGCTGCCACCGATCGCCGGCTACGTCTCGGCCACCGCGCCGCTGGAGCAGGCGCTGGCGCAGGCGGCCGAGGCGCGCTTCGGCGGCGAGCTGCGCGAGACCTTCGGCTCGACCGAGACCTGCATCTTCGCCAAGCGCCGCACCGCGCTGGACACGGCCTGGACGCCGCTGCCGGGCGTCTGGGTGCAGCCGCAGCCGGACGGGACGCTGGTGCATGCGCGCCACCTGCCGCAGCCGGTGCCGCTGGCCGACCTGATGGAGGTCGAGCCGGACGGCCGCTTCCACCTGCGCGGGCGCCAGGCCGACCTGCTGGAGATCGCCGGCAAGCGCGCCTCGCTGGGCGATCTCACCCGACGCCTGCAGGCCGTGCCCGGCGTGCGCGACGGCGCGGTGCTGCAGCTGGCGCCGGACGAGATGGGCGTGGCCCGCATCGCCGCGCTGGTGGTCGCGCCCGGCATGACCGAAGCGGCGCTGCTCGCCCAGCTGCGCATGGCCATGGACCCGGTGTTCCTGCCGCGGCGCATCCGCTTCGTCGCCGCGCTGCCGCGCGGGGAGACCGGCAAGCTGCCGCGCGACGCCGCGCTGCGCCTGCTCGAAGGCTGA